The proteins below are encoded in one region of Betaproteobacteria bacterium:
- a CDS encoding DUF2946 family protein, whose amino-acid sequence MTVDLSAIAKWPNVPACYDWLSLDRRGDWRLQGERVTHHGFIALLNRQYGVDDRGCWFVQNGPQRVFVALAYTPWVFRREGESFVCHTGEPAGEIQAIYLDEEGSILLETALGIGLLDDRDLALFVSEFQDRNGQACADEALVKLMESGAGDISWHNHPLQSIAAVNVKKRFKFETSPQP is encoded by the coding sequence ATGACCGTTGATCTCTCTGCCATCGCCAAGTGGCCAAACGTCCCTGCCTGTTACGACTGGTTGTCACTTGACCGACGTGGCGACTGGCGATTGCAGGGAGAACGCGTCACCCATCACGGCTTCATCGCCCTGCTCAACCGGCAATACGGGGTCGATGACCGTGGTTGCTGGTTCGTGCAAAACGGCCCGCAACGTGTTTTTGTGGCGCTCGCGTACACCCCGTGGGTATTCCGGCGCGAGGGTGAATCCTTTGTCTGCCACACCGGCGAGCCAGCCGGTGAAATCCAGGCCATCTACCTCGACGAAGAAGGCAGCATTCTGCTTGAAACAGCGCTCGGTATCGGCCTGCTCGACGATCGTGATCTAGCGCTATTTGTTTCAGAATTCCAGGACCGTAATGGCCAAGCCTGTGCCGATGAAGCCTTGGTCAAGCTGATGGAAAGCGGCGCCGGCGATATTAGTTGGCACAATCACCCACTGCAGTCGATTGCTGCGGTCAACGTCAAAAAACGCTTTAAATTCGAAACAAGCCCGCAGCCTTGA